From a region of the Lactuca sativa cultivar Salinas chromosome 4, Lsat_Salinas_v11, whole genome shotgun sequence genome:
- the LOC128133727 gene encoding uncharacterized protein LOC128133727, translating into MDHDQKLLLVILMYLYIRLFWKRGVKRLRDNDSEMTGHEYTLELLHRNRLQCVEVLRMSLDSFVRLCAHFRANYSLKDSKHVSVEEKMAMFLMMIDHNQRYVIIKRRFQHSKQTIHKFFYEVLEKMMLFAQDVIVPTSFNPNPNIPGHNRRLRRVFKGAVGALDGTLIHAVVPAKKQDLYRSRGKGDCYQNVLAICDFNMIFTFVVAGWEGEKE; encoded by the coding sequence ATGGATCACGATCAAAAGTTACTTCTCGTAATTCTTATGTACCTGTACATCCGTTTGTTTTGGAAGAGGGGTGTGAAACGATTGCGGGATAATGATTCGGAAATGACAGGACATGAATACACATTGGAGTTGTTACATCGTAATCGTTTACAATGTGTTGAAGTACTACGCATGTCTCTTGACTCTTTTGTACGACTATGTGCTCATTTTAGAGCAAATTATTCATTAAAGGACAGCAAACATGTATCGGTTGAGGAAAAGATGGCCATGTTTTTGATGATGATCGACCATAATCAACGTTACGTGATTATCAAGCGGAGATTTCAACACTCGAAGCAAACaattcataaatttttttatgaagtGTTGGAAAAAATGATGCTTTTCGCACAAGATGTTATAGTACCAACTTCTTTTAATCCGAATCCAAACATTCCAGGACATAATAGGAGGCTACGACGGGTTTTCAAAGGGGCGGTCGGTGCACTTGATGGTACTTTGATACATGCTGTTGTCCCTGCTAAGAAACAAGACTTATATAGAAGTAGGGGAAAGGGAGACTGCTACCAAAACGTATTGGCAATTTGTGACTTCAATATgattttcacatttgttgtggCCGGGTGGGAAGGAGAGAAGGAATGA
- the LOC111893768 gene encoding uncharacterized protein LOC111893768 produces MNTTSEEIREDGKQRRKSIGTLSSMNGGHGGGLTVSGGKTRRFSMGIPSSRKSIGEEGNIVPNYLRASTGSCHDFCKYGKKHEQSKSSIPIKFKRSTAVNKEKVITTTVAPIERKKAIKPFQDPKIQTPLELTKKDVSISLTSKTTQVLKRVMSANGKPKDKEVKLGQRSTSLVKRSPGSNASNGEVVKKKDTIRIVKKTGITPKAVKKDVVKGTPVESKSPKVSSLSRATSLKVIKHKSVKKVSPLKDQNIVQKIEVKQIETESEAKSGNIEFDYIHETVGIVDAPSFPSLELMNDPVSINGLEKDSMITQSVYESSKLEDDSSMAEVLEKPQSFSEVEENLLIAPPVSESSQSYYDDEVLEDESDFTDEETESDSDNEKVNSTENNKISRKGRMVISEDKDDEGVKLRFRRGKILDLQSENNGPRRLKFRKGKVMEGNEERPHVSRRSFEKKYEKETNNDSISNNGHENVVLKHQGDQGRKDAQGLFNNVIEETASKLVESRKSKVKALVGAFETVISLQDGKP; encoded by the coding sequence ATGAATACCACAAGTGAAGAAATTCGAGAAGATGGAAAGCAGAGAAGAAAGTCCATAGGTACTCTAAGCTCTATGAACGGCGGTCATGGTGGTGGTTTGACCGTTTCCGGCGGCAAAACCAGACGATTCTCCATGGGCATACCAAGTTCCCGAAAGAGCATTGGAGAAGAAGGTAACATCGTCCCTAATTATCTCAGAGCTTCAACTGGGTCATGTCACGATTTCTGTAAATATGGTAAGAAACATGAACAATCAAAGTCTTCAATCCCCATAAAGTTCAAAAGATCAACAGCTGTCAATAAAGAGAAAGTTATTACAACAACTGTAGCTCCAATAGAAAGAAAGAAAGCAATCAAACCTTTTCAAGATCCCAAAATTCAAACGCCTCTTGAATTAACCAAAAAGGATGTCTCAATCTCATTAACATCTAAAACGACACAAGTTTTGAAACGGGTTATGTCAGCAAATGGGAAACCTAAAGATAAAGAGGTCAAATtgggtcaacggtcaacttctCTTGTGAAACGAAGTCCAGGGTCAAATGCGTCAAATGGAGAggttgttaagaagaaagatacTATTCGAATTGTCAAAAAGACAGGGATTACCCCTAAAGCTGTTAAGAAAGATGTCGTGAAGGGTACTCCAGTTGAATCAAAATCCCCTAAAGTTTCTTCTTTGAGTAGGGCTACAAGTTTGAAGGTGATAAAACATAAGAGTGTTAAAAAAGTGTCTCCATTAAAGGATCAAAACATAGTTCAAAAAATCGAGGTCAAGCAAATTGAAACAGAATCCGAGGCTAAAAGTGGGAATATTGAGTTCGATTACATTCATGAAACTGTTGGAATCGTTGATGCTCCCTCATTTCCATCACTGGAATTGATGAATGATCCTGTTTCCATAAACGGGTTGGAAAAAGATTCGATGATCACACAATCAGTCTATGAAAGCTCCAAACTTGAAGATGATTCATCAATGGCAGAAGTCTTGGAAAAGCCCCAATCTTTTTCAGAAGTTGAAGAAAATTTGTTAATTGCACCTCCTGTTTCTGAAAGCTCTCAATCTTATTATGATGATGAGGTTCTTGAAGATGAATCTGATTTCACTGATGAAGAGACTGAGAGTGATAGTGATAATGAGAAAGTAAACTCCACCGAAAACAACAAGATCTCAAGAAAGGGTAGAATGGTAATTTCAGAAGATAAAGATGATGAAGGGGTGAAGTTAAGGTTCAGAAGAGGAAAGATTCTTGATCTTCAATCTGAGAATAACGGACCTCGAAGGCTTAAATTCAGAAAAGGGAAAGTTATGGAGGGAAATGAAGAGAGACCACATGTTTCTAGAAGAAGTTTtgaaaagaaatatgaaaaagaaACAAACAATGATTCTATTTCAAACAATGGTCATGAAAACGTTGTTTTGAAGCATCAAGGtgatcaaggaaggaaagatgcTCAAGGGTTGTTTAACAATGTCATTGAAGAAACAGCAAGTAAGCTTGTTGAAAGCAGAAAGAGTAAAGTGAAGGCATTGGTTGGAGCTTTTGAAACTGTAATCTCTCTTCAagatggaaaaccctaa